Proteins encoded in a region of the Cupriavidus pauculus genome:
- the mauJ gene encoding methylamine utilization protein MauJ, with translation MDDWLNVTVRGTAIWPAEETTVQFGGHTLILKPMKRDTEQSIHINLRGTSEIEAQTIINRFLSLLSWIDDQPMENIFGFSGSPVPIPAGRGDRVTAQSRIFPFGRTLETNPKSRLALALFREARTVNSTPYEFLGYFKILNIVWNDRWATINGTRERPIVDGIRTTLPHLKDSRSLQRLRVISQTHTDSAAYLYESGRCAVAHANLSNVVDPDDFGDLRRLSADMCIIKEIAEYLLETHFGQSRSILG, from the coding sequence ATGGACGATTGGCTTAACGTGACGGTGCGCGGAACAGCTATATGGCCCGCCGAAGAAACCACTGTGCAATTCGGCGGACATACGCTGATCCTCAAGCCCATGAAGAGGGACACAGAGCAATCCATACACATTAACTTACGGGGCACGTCAGAGATTGAGGCGCAGACGATCATTAACAGATTTCTTAGTCTGCTGTCGTGGATCGATGATCAACCCATGGAAAACATATTCGGATTCTCTGGGTCACCCGTACCTATTCCCGCAGGTAGGGGAGACCGGGTTACCGCTCAGTCAAGGATATTCCCCTTTGGGCGCACTCTTGAGACGAACCCAAAATCCCGGCTTGCACTGGCATTATTCCGCGAGGCCCGGACTGTAAATAGCACTCCCTATGAATTTCTAGGCTATTTCAAGATTCTAAATATCGTTTGGAATGATCGGTGGGCGACCATTAACGGCACCCGCGAGCGCCCCATTGTTGACGGGATACGTACGACGCTACCGCACCTGAAAGACAGCCGGTCACTACAGCGTCTCCGGGTAATCTCGCAGACACACACCGACTCCGCCGCCTATCTGTATGAGTCTGGCCGCTGTGCCGTGGCGCATGCCAATTTGTCCAATGTGGTGGACCCTGACGACTTCGGAGACCTGCGCCGCCTGTCCGCCGACATGTGCATCATCAAGGAAATCGCAGAGTACCTGCTAGAGACGCATTTCGGTCAGTCCCGGTCAATCCTTGGGTGA
- a CDS encoding SMI1/KNR4 family protein, producing MAKMSKFALYSDNQLPVGFIYPAEIKNFSLSGEYPQIYPWWFFDAHSKAGELAYSIRLHDGRNLIPFAKVDDGRGDIACFDGDDVSGDPRVLMLVLDESGRSYSFVNFSHWKNTVLEDTTSQFLIAADFLPVGELLLAELANKIPSVCLRDWGEDVRQAYARSVALLDIELRGILGVVHLTDCVAFYNAYYWSLIFTQRYQTRYGSDSGIEQEAIKRLAQAPKEVDWQVVESIRQVAQRKYK from the coding sequence ATGGCAAAAATGTCCAAATTCGCGCTGTATTCCGATAATCAACTCCCAGTGGGCTTTATCTATCCCGCAGAAATCAAGAATTTTTCGTTAAGCGGTGAGTACCCACAAATTTATCCATGGTGGTTTTTCGATGCTCATTCAAAAGCGGGTGAACTTGCTTATTCGATAAGGCTGCATGATGGTCGGAACCTTATCCCCTTTGCGAAGGTGGATGATGGTAGGGGCGACATCGCGTGCTTCGACGGTGACGATGTATCGGGGGACCCAAGAGTCCTCATGCTGGTACTGGACGAATCGGGGCGTTCCTATTCCTTCGTAAATTTCTCACACTGGAAAAATACTGTGCTGGAAGATACAACTTCCCAGTTTTTGATTGCTGCAGATTTTTTGCCGGTTGGGGAATTACTTCTGGCGGAACTGGCGAACAAAATTCCTTCCGTATGTTTGCGCGATTGGGGCGAAGACGTAAGGCAAGCGTATGCACGTTCTGTCGCGCTCCTCGATATCGAGTTGCGTGGAATATTGGGCGTAGTTCATCTGACCGATTGTGTCGCGTTTTACAATGCATATTACTGGAGCTTGATCTTTACGCAGCGTTATCAGACCCGATATGGCTCCGATTCCGGCATTGAACAGGAAGCCATCAAAAGGCTGGCACAAGCACCGAAAGAGGTGGACTGGCAGGTGGTAGAGAGCATCCGGCAAGTAGCGCAGCGGAAATATAAATAA